The Terriglobales bacterium genome includes a region encoding these proteins:
- a CDS encoding FAD-dependent oxidoreductase: MKNWDAIVVGGGLIGISLARELRKREMRVLVVERGEPGHEASRAAAGMLAAADPHTPAALRTLAEHSARLYPEFVREVEDESGQRVDFRRDGTILLSSADIAPPGAPLGEERWRKLEPGLALPPEARACFLQEDSVDPKALIGASLKAARHRGVEIASGAAVTEVVVEGGRTARVKTARTHFAASLVINCAGAWAGQVLPLGLPTRPVKGQILEMAAPHGVLRHVVRQEGVVYLVPRSDGRILLGSTLEDAGFDKRTDADTLHRLQHAATSLLPALGGARILDAWAGLRPGTPDDLPVLGASPVPGYFFATGHFMNGILLAPATARVMAQLLSGASPEVDLGPFSFARFSL, from the coding sequence GTGAAGAACTGGGACGCGATCGTCGTCGGCGGCGGGCTGATCGGCATCTCGCTGGCGCGCGAGCTGCGCAAGCGCGAGATGCGCGTGCTGGTGGTGGAGCGCGGCGAGCCCGGGCACGAAGCCTCACGCGCCGCCGCCGGCATGCTGGCGGCCGCCGATCCGCACACCCCTGCCGCGCTGCGGACGCTGGCGGAGCACAGCGCGCGACTCTATCCCGAGTTCGTGCGCGAGGTCGAGGACGAGTCGGGCCAGCGCGTGGACTTCCGCCGGGATGGAACGATCCTGCTTTCTTCTGCGGACATCGCGCCGCCAGGAGCGCCGCTCGGTGAAGAGCGATGGCGGAAGCTCGAGCCGGGCTTGGCGTTGCCGCCGGAGGCCCGCGCTTGCTTCCTCCAGGAAGACAGCGTTGATCCCAAGGCGCTGATAGGAGCTTCGCTCAAGGCGGCGCGGCACCGCGGCGTGGAGATCGCCTCGGGCGCTGCGGTGACTGAGGTCGTCGTGGAGGGCGGCCGCACGGCAAGAGTCAAGACCGCGCGCACTCACTTCGCGGCGTCGCTGGTGATCAACTGCGCCGGCGCCTGGGCCGGCCAGGTGCTGCCTCTGGGCCTGCCGACCCGTCCCGTCAAGGGACAGATCCTGGAGATGGCTGCGCCGCACGGCGTCCTGCGGCATGTCGTCCGCCAGGAAGGAGTGGTGTACCTCGTACCGCGCAGCGATGGGCGCATCCTGCTGGGCTCGACCCTGGAAGACGCCGGCTTCGACAAGCGCACCGACGCCGACACCCTGCACCGCCTGCAGCATGCCGCGACCAGTCTTCTGCCCGCGCTGGGCGGTGCGCGCATCCTCGATGCCTGGGCCGGGTTGCGCCCCGGCACGCCCGACGATCTTCCCGTGCTCGGCGCCTCGCCCGTCCCCGGCTACTTCTTCGCCACCGGCCACTTCATGAACGGCATCCTGCTGGCGCCGGCGACGGCACGCGTCATGGCCCAGCTCCTCAGCGGTGCCTCGCCCGAGGTAGACTTGGGACCCTTCTCGTTCGCGAGGTTTTCTCTATGA